The following proteins are encoded in a genomic region of Magnolia sinica isolate HGM2019 chromosome 1, MsV1, whole genome shotgun sequence:
- the LOC131248736 gene encoding potassium channel AKT1-like — MSMINVAVGGNTHPSIKEGRLGENNVFLPRHFQSSKGKSVSKGVLYTKFRFLASSLQELIQYRNGTEHASSAISVTQNRKTCYSRGKGRRLFRRDRSALLQATAIHSPHQTVVSATAVESYFLLEHRSVQCWRWNYNNEQSPSASERDERPGDGGSFSRDREHARSGRMDLPLSPCFAAIRGDDLLLHQLLRRGLDPNESDNSGRTALHIAASKGSDNCVLLLLDYGAEPNSRDSEGSIPLWEAILQKHESVIKLLVENGANIYSGDVGQFACTAVELNNLELLKHIVRYGGDVTLPKNNGTTALHVAVCEGNYNIVKFLLDQGADIDKPDAQGWSARALADQQGHEEIKALFQAKKECADHSILVSNPPSVKFIGKFKSEPSIRPSSHDSMPLIGEGGSWGTNLRRRKINNFHNSLFGIMSAAHADDRSPLPSAGPSRCIRPCSIHRARITISCPKKGDVAGKLMLLPESFQELLDIGAKKFGLVPTKVLTKDGAEIDDIELIRDGDHLILVGDDGAREADSQKTGERRVVRKVHGNQSFL; from the exons ATGTCTATGATCAATGTAGCTGTCGGGGGGAACACCCATCCTTCAATAAAAGAAGGGAGATTGGGTGAGAATAATGTgtttttgccacgtcattttcaaAGTTCCAAAGGAAAATCTGTCTCCAAGGGGGTTTTGTATACAAAG TTTCGGTTTCTTGCATCTTCTCTGCAGGAACTTATCCAATACAGGAACGGAACAGAACATGCCAGTAGTGCCATATCAGTTACACAGAACAGGAAAACTT GTTATTCGAGAGGCAAGGGTAGGAGATTGTTTCGGAGAGATAGGAGTGCTTTGTTACAGGCCACAGCTATTCACAGTCCGCACCAAACGGTTGTGTCAGCTACTGCGGTTGAATCGTACTTCCTTCTTGAACATCGTTCAGTCCAATGTTGGAGATGGAACTATAATAATGAACAATCTCCTTCAG caTCTGAAAGAGATGAAAGACCCGGTGATGGAGGGAGTTTTAGCAGAGACAGAGAACATGCTCGCTCGGGTAGGATGGACCTACCTCTCAGCCCATGCTTTGCTGCAATCAGAGGAGATGATCTTTTACTGCACCAGCTATTGAGACGTGGCTTGGACCCAAACGAATCAGACAACAGCGGGCGTACCGCACTG CATATAGCAGCATCAAAAGGAAGTGACAACTGTGTTCTCCTACTCCTAGATTATGGGGCGGAACCCAACAGCAGAG ATTCAGAAGGAAGTATCCCTCTGTGGGAAGCAATTCTCCAAAAACATGAATCGGTGATCAAATTGCTGGTGGAGAATGGTGCAAATATCTACTCTGGTGATGTGGGCCAGTTTGCTTGCACGGCTGTTGAGCTAAACAACTTAGAACTGCTCAAGCACATTGTCCGTTATGGGGGTGATGTCACTTTGCCTAAGAACAATGGAACAACCGCTCTCCATGTCGCTGTCTGCGAGGGGAATTACAACATAGTCAAATTTCTATTAGACCAAGGGGCCGACATCGACAAACCCGATGCCCAAGGTTGGTCTGCAAGGGCTCTGGCTGATCAACAGGGCCACGAAGAGATAAAAGCCCTCTTCCAAGCCAAGAAAGAGTGTGCTGATCACTCCATCCTGGTCTCCAATCCCCCAAGCGTGAAGTTCATTGGGAAGTTCAAGAGCGAGCCATCAATCCGCCCATCATCCCATGACAGCATGCCCCTCATTGGTGAGGGGGGGTCTTGGGGGACCAACCTTCGCAGGCGTAAGATCAACAACTTCCACAACTCACTGTTTGGGATCATGTCTGCTGCTCATGCAGATGACAGGAGCCCGCTTCCTTCTGCGGGCCCCTCAAGATGCATCAGGCCATGCAGCATTCACCGTGCTAGGATCACGATTAGCTGCCCCAAGAAGGGCGATGTGGCAGGGAAACTCATGCTCCTTCCGGAATCTTTTCAAGAGCTGCTTGACATTGGTGCTAAGAAATTCGGGCTCGTCCCCACCAAAGTCCTCACCAAAGATGGAGCTGAAATTGATGATATAGAGCTCATAAGAGATGGTGATCATCTGATTCTTGTTGGTGATGATGGGGCAAGAGAAGCTGACAGCCAAAAGACGGGAGAAAGAAGGGTGGTGAGAAAGGTGCATGGAAACCAATCTTTTTTGTAA